A genomic window from Nosocomiicoccus massiliensis includes:
- a CDS encoding MBL fold metallo-hydrolase produces MEIITLPLGALNTNCYIVYNEKKDCLIFDPADNSDEIIRTVEEHDLTVKGILLTHSHYDHIGALEEVSKHFNLPVYMSEQESDWLLDPTKNGSIRFIEVITADVERVYVGEGELSIGEFDLKILHTPGHSPGSLSYIFENDMFIISGDVLFNKGVGRTDLYGGNTEAVMHSIKEKLFNLNLEYDVYPGHGMPTTLLEEKYENPNIIW; encoded by the coding sequence ATGGAAATCATTACATTACCACTTGGAGCGTTAAATACAAATTGCTATATTGTTTATAATGAGAAGAAAGATTGTTTGATTTTTGACCCAGCAGATAATAGTGATGAAATTATTCGTACAGTTGAGGAACACGACCTAACCGTCAAAGGAATTTTACTTACTCATTCACATTATGATCATATCGGTGCGTTAGAGGAAGTATCAAAACACTTTAATTTGCCTGTATATATGAGTGAACAAGAGTCAGACTGGTTACTTGATCCGACTAAAAACGGTTCGATTCGTTTTATCGAAGTGATTACTGCTGACGTTGAGAGAGTTTATGTTGGTGAAGGGGAGCTTTCAATTGGAGAATTTGACTTAAAAATACTTCATACGCCAGGTCATTCTCCAGGGAGTTTAAGTTATATATTTGAAAACGATATGTTTATTATTTCTGGAGATGTGCTCTTTAACAAAGGTGTTGGCCGTACAGATTTATATGGTGGTAACACAGAAGCGGTTATGCATTCAATTAAAGAGAAGTTATTTAATTTAAATTTAGAGTATGACGTCTATCCTGGTCACGGTATGCCAACGACATTGCTCGAAGAAAAATACGAAAATCCTAACATAATATGGTAA
- a CDS encoding DUF2626 family protein, protein MDKVFKTLGFWTAIFAILFYVGDMTEMAFFFIGQTGFFILLGYMKLTERMYMYVFAAYLMLFFVGFTYYSTFLMEPAFGNQ, encoded by the coding sequence ATGGATAAAGTATTTAAAACGCTCGGTTTTTGGACAGCAATCTTTGCGATTTTATTCTATGTCGGTGATATGACAGAAATGGCGTTTTTCTTCATCGGTCAAACTGGTTTCTTTATATTACTTGGATATATGAAACTGACTGAAAGAATGTATATGTATGTATTCGCAGCTTACCTCATGCTATTCTTTGTTGGATTTACTTACTATTCAACTTTCCTTATGGAACCAGCATTTGGTAACCAGTAA
- a CDS encoding ATPase, T2SS/T4P/T4SS family, giving the protein MENLLHHLLKQSISDSYTDIHITLEHSHGLIKIRQFGKMKNFACCNTHTYKQFVNYLKFIAELDTNEHRVPQSGRIEKDVDDVTVNIRISTLPTSLMNEIVVIRILNSAKDIPSEKLFRRSDEYSHLKELCLKKDGLVLFTGPTGSGKSTVMFRLLNDIRNVGDKQIITIEDPIEFDLPNIIQVEINEKAKLDYAPILRGVMRCDPDVIMFGEIRDSTIATELVKASLSGHLVYSTFHSNSAYSAILRLKEYGIYNEELAESIQAIINQRIIHNKKQSFILYEYITKNDIKKILSGESIRYDTIQDKLKQLYENNLIEANTYEAYKAFEK; this is encoded by the coding sequence ATGGAGAATCTTTTACACCATTTATTAAAACAAAGTATATCTGATTCTTATACAGATATACATATTACATTAGAACACTCACACGGTTTAATTAAAATAAGACAATTTGGCAAAATGAAAAATTTCGCTTGTTGTAATACGCATACGTACAAACAGTTCGTTAATTATTTAAAATTTATTGCTGAACTCGATACGAATGAACATAGAGTCCCCCAAAGTGGCCGAATTGAAAAAGATGTAGATGACGTAACTGTGAATATTAGAATTTCAACGTTGCCTACCTCTTTAATGAATGAGATCGTCGTGATTCGAATTTTAAATAGTGCAAAAGACATCCCTTCTGAAAAGTTATTTAGGAGGTCTGATGAATATAGTCATTTAAAGGAATTGTGTCTGAAAAAAGATGGATTAGTACTATTTACTGGACCAACTGGATCTGGTAAATCGACTGTGATGTTTCGATTGTTAAATGATATTAGAAACGTTGGTGACAAACAAATTATTACGATTGAGGATCCAATCGAATTTGATTTACCAAACATTATACAAGTTGAAATTAATGAAAAAGCAAAACTAGACTACGCACCGATTCTAAGGGGAGTAATGCGCTGCGACCCTGATGTTATTATGTTCGGTGAAATTAGAGATTCAACAATTGCGACAGAACTAGTTAAAGCGAGTCTTTCGGGTCATTTAGTTTATTCAACGTTTCATAGTAATAGTGCATATAGTGCGATACTTCGACTTAAAGAATACGGAATTTACAATGAAGAGCTTGCTGAATCGATACAAGCAATTATAAATCAGAGAATTATTCATAATAAAAAACAATCTTTTATTCTATATGAATATATTACAAAAAACGATATTAAAAAGATATTGAGTGGTGAATCGATACGTTATGACACGATACAAGATAAACTTAAACAATTATATGAAAACAACTTGATAGAGGCGAATACGTATGAAGCATATAAAGCGTTTGAAAAATAA
- the comGB gene encoding competence type IV pilus assembly protein ComGB: MKHIKRLKNKLKQYDAEFLKKLAHLLSNGFTQKQALIFLVEQYEVLNIKDKTKLLELIRDGKNLEEILTYIGYSPAILAQIRFSAVHGDLINILESCYSYITKRRQTIKNLMKSLQYPIILISIFIVILIVLNYTVIPQFNTLYEAMGTHKSNLMTILTFMLNVLPKIVLVIISIAMIFLMYISIILRSNNIELKQSHLLKLPIISTYYKYNVTYKFSRELGLMLSNGIESKEIVNILKNQNLDNELKYLGQTIEKLLLSGFSMSEAVKQIPLIDQRIIPFIQHGEYNSNVGKELSLYSEYVLEGIIFKLEKLTKRIQPIIFVILGLLVICLYLVIVLPVFQMMSDLN; encoded by the coding sequence ATGAAGCATATAAAGCGTTTGAAAAATAAATTAAAACAGTACGATGCAGAATTTCTTAAAAAGCTCGCGCATCTATTAAGTAATGGTTTTACTCAAAAACAAGCATTAATTTTTTTAGTAGAACAATATGAAGTTCTAAATATCAAAGATAAAACAAAGCTGTTAGAGCTCATACGAGATGGTAAAAATTTAGAAGAAATACTCACATATATTGGTTATAGCCCTGCAATACTTGCTCAAATTAGATTTTCTGCTGTACACGGTGATTTAATTAATATTTTAGAATCGTGTTACTCATATATCACCAAGCGTAGACAAACGATTAAAAATTTAATGAAGTCACTTCAATATCCGATTATTTTAATCTCTATATTTATAGTGATTTTAATCGTATTAAATTACACTGTTATTCCACAGTTCAATACACTATACGAAGCGATGGGTACACATAAAAGTAATTTGATGACAATACTTACATTCATGCTGAACGTATTACCGAAAATCGTACTCGTTATCATATCAATTGCTATGATTTTTCTAATGTATATATCAATCATATTGAGGTCTAATAATATAGAGTTAAAACAATCTCACTTATTAAAACTACCAATTATTAGCACTTACTATAAATATAATGTGACGTACAAGTTCTCAAGAGAATTAGGGCTCATGCTAAGTAACGGCATTGAATCAAAAGAAATTGTAAATATATTAAAAAATCAAAACTTGGATAATGAATTAAAGTATTTAGGACAAACTATAGAGAAGTTATTATTGTCAGGTTTTTCGATGAGTGAAGCGGTTAAACAAATTCCACTCATCGATCAACGTATAATCCCATTCATTCAGCACGGAGAATATAATTCAAACGTCGGTAAAGAATTAAGTCTATATAGTGAATATGTCCTAGAAGGAATTATTTTTAAACTTGAAAAATTAACAAAGCGTATTCAACCGATCATATTCGTCATACTCGGTTTACTCGTTATTTGTCTATATCTCGTTATTGTATTACCTGTATTTCAAATGATGTCTGACTTAAATTAG
- the comGC gene encoding competence type IV pilus major pilin ComGC translates to MKFNIKKLIQKSKQSEGFTLIEMLLVLLVISVLIILIIPNIAAQSKNVQNTGCDAQVKMVQSQIEAYTLNEGETPTNINQLVPNYLTDKQTSCANGTGITIVNGQATKE, encoded by the coding sequence ATGAAATTTAATATTAAAAAACTAATTCAAAAAAGTAAACAATCAGAAGGATTTACGTTAATAGAAATGTTACTCGTACTACTCGTCATCTCCGTGCTTATCATCTTAATTATCCCAAATATTGCAGCACAATCTAAAAACGTTCAAAACACTGGCTGTGACGCGCAAGTTAAGATGGTTCAAAGCCAGATTGAGGCATATACGTTAAATGAAGGTGAAACACCAACTAACATTAACCAATTAGTGCCAAATTACTTAACAGATAAGCAAACATCATGTGCCAATGGAACAGGGATCACAATTGTTAATGGACAAGCTACAAAAGAATGA
- a CDS encoding type II secretion system protein — protein sequence MDKLQKNDGFTMIEMILTLFIVSIILLSTITYIPRYNENNYEDELKNIEYIFQNAQIRARTYDTYQHVIIYHSTNEIVLKDYKQYYEKRYQLTSCFIVEGGLEDVIYYPTGNTSKFGTMILNCDGDVIKIIFQIQKGRYRIER from the coding sequence ATGGACAAGCTACAAAAGAATGATGGATTTACGATGATTGAAATGATACTTACATTATTTATTGTAAGTATCATTTTATTATCTACAATTACCTACATCCCAAGATATAACGAAAACAATTATGAAGATGAACTAAAAAATATAGAATACATATTTCAAAACGCCCAAATTAGAGCTCGTACGTATGATACATATCAACACGTTATTATCTATCATTCGACGAATGAAATTGTTCTGAAAGACTATAAACAATATTATGAAAAAAGGTATCAGCTTACATCTTGTTTTATCGTTGAAGGTGGATTAGAAGACGTCATTTACTATCCAACAGGAAATACATCAAAATTTGGCACGATGATATTAAATTGCGATGGCGATGTTATTAAGATAATATTTCAAATTCAAAAGGGGAGGTATCGTATTGAAAGATGA
- a CDS encoding competence type IV pilus minor pilin ComGF → MKRLQIDALKLNEGFTYIEMLLSLFVLSMILFITIPTIRLFGSIELNEQSFDIDVFIEDIFEVETNKKDIVITKNSLTFDNEHGTITYRLSNNRIVKSIDKKGFIPLMTNVLEFNVTEDKHHVYIMIEEGDETYEMYIKK, encoded by the coding sequence GTGAAGCGTCTGCAAATAGATGCATTAAAATTAAATGAAGGTTTTACATATATTGAAATGTTACTGAGTCTATTTGTTCTATCTATGATCTTATTTATAACTATTCCAACGATACGACTATTTGGTTCGATTGAATTAAATGAACAGAGTTTTGATATCGATGTTTTTATAGAAGACATTTTTGAAGTAGAAACAAATAAGAAAGATATTGTAATTACAAAAAACAGCCTTACTTTTGATAATGAACACGGAACGATTACGTATCGACTATCTAATAATCGTATTGTCAAATCGATAGACAAAAAAGGCTTTATTCCTTTGATGACGAACGTCCTTGAATTCAACGTTACAGAAGATAAACATCATGTATATATTATGATTGAAGAAGGCGATGAAACATATGAAATGTATATTAAAAAATGA
- a CDS encoding shikimate kinase has translation MILIGFMGVGKTTAGQKLSEITQKEFIDLDVYIENKHQKISDIFKNYGESVFRKYEYDALKECLDVDILSTGGGIVEYEPSLNLLKESTQLVIYIDAPFEEIYKRIKNDSSRPNALRSYEELQDLYEKRRPLYKSIADITIRNETTVDELIHKLLIVE, from the coding sequence ATGATATTAATAGGATTTATGGGTGTTGGTAAAACAACTGCTGGTCAAAAGTTAAGTGAGATAACACAAAAGGAATTTATAGACTTAGACGTATATATAGAAAACAAGCATCAAAAAATATCTGACATATTTAAAAATTACGGTGAAAGTGTATTTCGGAAATACGAATATGACGCACTAAAAGAATGTTTAGATGTAGACATACTATCTACTGGTGGTGGGATTGTAGAATATGAACCGTCTCTCAATCTTTTAAAAGAATCTACTCAACTAGTGATCTATATCGATGCACCGTTCGAGGAAATATATAAACGTATTAAAAATGATAGCAGTAGACCCAATGCATTAAGATCATATGAAGAATTACAAGATTTATATGAAAAACGTAGACCTCTATATAAGAGCATTGCTGATATTACGATAAGGAACGAAACGACGGTAGATGAATTAATTCACAAACTTTTAATCGTTGAATAA
- the gcvT gene encoding glycine cleavage system aminomethyltransferase GcvT, translating into MMSELKKTPLNDYYREVGAKLVDFGGWEMPVQFTSIIDEHNAVREDVGIFDVSHMGEFKVTGSEAVDFLNYALTNDVSKLKVNRAQYTTICNEDGGVIDDLLIYRLDDNTFFLVPNAGNKDTDYEWLTKIDGYDVEISDESDDYAVIAIQGPNSRAMVQKHVDEDLSEMKMFDAKQNVSLAGQEVLLSQSGYTGEDGFEIYMKPDSLEELWKLFKDDGATECGLGARDTLRLEAGLPLHGQDLSPEITPIEARIGFAVNANKDKFIGSDILKDQKANGAPRRLSAFEMTGKGIPRTDYEVFDTEGNKVGYVTSGTKSPSSGKAIGFALVDTDFYEDGKEFIVKVRKREIPAQFVKNFK; encoded by the coding sequence ATTATGAGTGAACTAAAGAAAACACCACTTAATGATTATTATCGTGAAGTTGGTGCAAAACTTGTAGATTTTGGCGGCTGGGAAATGCCTGTTCAATTTACGAGTATTATTGATGAACATAACGCTGTACGCGAAGACGTTGGTATTTTTGATGTCTCTCATATGGGAGAATTCAAAGTTACAGGTAGTGAAGCAGTTGACTTTTTAAACTACGCATTAACAAATGACGTATCTAAATTAAAAGTTAATCGTGCGCAGTATACGACAATTTGTAACGAAGACGGTGGAGTAATTGATGATTTATTAATTTATCGTCTAGATGACAATACGTTCTTCTTAGTTCCGAATGCTGGAAACAAAGACACAGATTATGAATGGTTAACTAAGATTGATGGCTATGACGTAGAAATATCAGATGAGTCAGATGATTACGCTGTAATCGCAATTCAAGGGCCAAATTCAAGAGCGATGGTACAAAAACACGTTGACGAAGATCTTTCAGAGATGAAAATGTTCGACGCAAAACAAAATGTATCACTTGCTGGACAAGAAGTACTATTATCTCAAAGTGGTTATACAGGAGAAGATGGTTTTGAAATTTATATGAAGCCAGATTCATTAGAAGAATTATGGAAACTATTCAAAGATGATGGTGCAACTGAATGTGGTCTTGGTGCGAGAGATACGTTAAGACTTGAAGCTGGTTTACCACTTCACGGTCAAGATTTATCTCCAGAAATTACTCCAATAGAAGCAAGAATCGGATTTGCTGTAAATGCAAACAAAGATAAATTTATTGGTAGTGATATCTTAAAAGATCAAAAAGCAAATGGTGCTCCACGTCGTTTATCCGCATTTGAAATGACTGGTAAAGGTATTCCAAGAACTGACTATGAAGTATTTGATACTGAAGGTAACAAAGTGGGATACGTTACAAGTGGTACAAAATCACCATCCTCTGGTAAAGCAATTGGATTTGCTTTAGTAGACACTGACTTCTATGAAGACGGTAAGGAATTTATCGTTAAAGTTCGTAAACGTGAAATTCCAGCTCAGTTTGTTAAAAATTTTAAATAA
- the gcvPA gene encoding aminomethyl-transferring glycine dehydrogenase subunit GcvPA: MSHRYLPVTEKDKQEMLDVIGIKDVNELFSDIPEEVRFKGDLNIEPAKDEHSLVREMTQIANKNITSVTHTSFLGAGVYDHYIPSVVDSIISRSEFYTAYTPYQPEVSQGELQAIFEFQTIISELTGLPIANSSMYDGATAFAEGATMAAGATRKKKVVVSGAVHPQTLEVVKTYANAQNVEVVVADLDGTKTDLKHLEELADEDTAAVMVQYPNFFGSIEDLEAIEKIAHKHKGLFIVNSNPLALSLLTPPGEFGADIVTGDTQVFGIPSQFGGPHCGYFAATKKLMRRMPGRLVGQTKDDEGNRGFVLTLQAREQHIRREKATSNICSNQALNALASSIAMSALGKYGAVEMAENNIQNAHYAKEAFKSAGFEVFGDMNFNEFVVKLNKDVTEINDELYEDGFIGGYDLGLDFEAFKNHMLIAVTELRTKDEIDAFVERLGAYNG, from the coding sequence ATGAGTCATCGTTATTTACCAGTAACAGAAAAAGACAAGCAAGAGATGCTAGATGTCATTGGCATTAAAGATGTTAATGAACTATTTTCAGATATCCCTGAAGAAGTAAGATTTAAAGGCGATTTAAATATTGAACCAGCTAAAGATGAACATTCACTAGTGAGAGAAATGACGCAAATTGCTAACAAAAACATTACGTCAGTTACTCACACATCATTTTTAGGTGCAGGTGTATATGATCATTATATTCCTTCGGTTGTAGATTCTATTATCTCTAGATCCGAATTCTATACTGCATACACACCATATCAACCTGAAGTTTCTCAAGGTGAATTACAAGCAATCTTTGAATTCCAAACGATTATCTCAGAATTAACAGGCTTACCAATTGCAAACTCATCAATGTATGATGGAGCAACTGCATTTGCTGAAGGTGCAACGATGGCTGCTGGTGCAACGAGAAAGAAAAAAGTTGTTGTATCAGGTGCAGTTCATCCTCAAACGTTAGAAGTCGTCAAGACTTATGCAAACGCTCAAAATGTAGAAGTAGTTGTCGCTGATTTAGACGGAACTAAGACTGACTTAAAACATCTTGAAGAATTAGCAGATGAAGACACAGCAGCAGTAATGGTACAATATCCAAACTTCTTTGGTTCAATTGAAGATTTAGAAGCAATCGAAAAGATTGCACATAAGCATAAAGGGTTATTCATTGTAAACTCTAACCCACTTGCACTTTCATTACTTACACCTCCAGGTGAATTCGGTGCAGATATCGTTACTGGGGACACACAAGTATTCGGTATCCCGTCACAATTCGGTGGACCACACTGTGGATACTTTGCAGCGACTAAAAAATTAATGAGAAGAATGCCAGGACGCCTTGTCGGACAAACTAAAGATGACGAAGGTAACCGTGGTTTCGTATTAACTTTACAAGCACGTGAACAACATATTCGTCGTGAAAAAGCGACTTCAAACATCTGTTCAAACCAAGCGTTAAACGCTCTAGCATCATCAATTGCAATGAGTGCTTTAGGTAAGTATGGTGCGGTAGAGATGGCAGAAAACAACATCCAAAATGCACATTACGCAAAAGAAGCGTTTAAATCAGCTGGGTTTGAAGTATTTGGTGATATGAACTTTAACGAGTTTGTCGTTAAGTTAAACAAAGATGTCACTGAAATTAATGATGAGTTATATGAAGACGGATTTATCGGTGGTTATGATTTAGGATTAGACTTTGAAGCGTTCAAAAATCATATGCTAATCGCTGTTACAGAACTACGTACAAAAGATGAAATTGACGCGTTTGTTGAAAGGTTAGGTGCTTATAATGGCTAA
- the gcvPB gene encoding aminomethyl-transferring glycine dehydrogenase subunit GcvPB, whose protein sequence is MAKKGSSPLIFERSIEDRYAYSLPKLEIEKKELSSLLDDKFIRKEKAELPEISELDLIRHYTELSNKNWGIDSGFYPLGSCTMKYNPKINEQVARLAGFAYSHPLQNEKAIQGSLEVTYRLQESLKEITGMDEISLQSAAGAQGEWTALIMIKAFHEANGDFQRTEVIVPDSAHGTNPASATVAGFDSVTVKSNEDGTVDIEDLKRVVSDKTAAIMLTNPNTLGLFEKDILEIRDIVHGAGGKLYYDGANLNAIMAKVRPGDMGFDAVHLNLHKTFTGPHGGGGPGSGPIGVKADLAKFLPKPHVKKEGDTYKLDNDIPQSVGRVKPYFGNFAIYLRAYTYIRTMGPEGLKKVSEDAVLNANYMMRRLEGTYHLPYTQHCKHEFVLSGVNQKKEGARTLDIAKRLLDYGYHPPTIYFPLNVEEGLMIEPTETESKETLDGFIDALLNIDKEIKEDLDLVLEAPHTTVIGRLDETLAARHPVLRYEKEDIIEDKK, encoded by the coding sequence ATGGCTAAAAAAGGTTCAAGCCCATTAATTTTTGAAAGAAGTATTGAAGATCGTTATGCATATTCGTTACCTAAACTTGAAATCGAGAAAAAAGAACTTTCTAGTTTATTAGATGATAAATTTATCCGTAAAGAAAAAGCTGAGTTACCAGAAATTAGTGAACTTGATTTAATTCGTCACTACACTGAACTCTCAAACAAAAACTGGGGAATCGACTCAGGATTCTATCCATTAGGATCTTGTACGATGAAATACAACCCTAAAATTAACGAACAAGTTGCTCGTCTTGCTGGATTTGCTTATTCACATCCATTACAAAACGAAAAAGCAATCCAAGGATCATTAGAAGTAACTTATCGTTTACAAGAATCATTAAAAGAAATTACTGGGATGGATGAAATCTCATTACAATCAGCAGCAGGAGCTCAAGGTGAGTGGACAGCTTTAATTATGATTAAAGCATTCCACGAAGCAAACGGCGACTTCCAAAGAACAGAAGTAATTGTTCCAGACTCAGCACACGGAACAAACCCAGCTTCAGCAACAGTTGCTGGATTCGATTCAGTTACAGTTAAATCAAACGAAGACGGAACTGTAGATATCGAAGACTTAAAACGTGTTGTAAGTGATAAAACTGCAGCAATCATGTTAACTAACCCGAATACTCTTGGTCTATTCGAAAAAGATATTTTAGAAATTAGAGATATCGTACACGGTGCGGGTGGTAAGTTATACTATGACGGCGCGAACTTAAACGCGATTATGGCTAAAGTTCGTCCTGGAGACATGGGCTTTGACGCAGTACACTTAAACTTACACAAAACATTCACTGGTCCACACGGTGGTGGTGGTCCTGGTTCAGGTCCTATCGGAGTTAAAGCGGACTTAGCGAAATTCTTACCAAAACCTCACGTTAAAAAAGAGGGAGATACGTATAAACTCGATAACGATATTCCACAAAGTGTTGGGCGCGTAAAACCTTACTTTGGTAACTTTGCGATTTACTTACGTGCATACACGTACATCAGAACGATGGGGCCAGAGGGGCTTAAAAAGGTTTCTGAAGATGCAGTGTTAAATGCGAACTACATGATGAGACGTCTTGAAGGTACTTATCATTTACCATACACACAACACTGTAAACACGAATTTGTTTTAAGCGGTGTGAATCAGAAGAAAGAAGGAGCACGTACTCTAGATATAGCAAAACGTTTATTAGATTACGGTTATCACCCACCAACAATCTACTTCCCACTTAACGTTGAAGAAGGTTTAATGATTGAGCCTACTGAAACAGAGTCGAAAGAAACGTTAGATGGATTTATCGATGCATTACTAAATATCGATAAAGAAATCAAAGAAGATTTAGACTTAGTATTAGAAGCTCCACATACAACAGTAATCGGAAGACTTGATGAAACACTTGCAGCACGTCATCCAGTATTACGTTATGAAAAAGAAGATATTATCGAAGATAAAAAATAA
- a CDS encoding rhodanese-like domain-containing protein — MSTTTIILLIVLAILIVLFIINAVLSVRGVNIVGEEEFSQNLRKVQLVDLREKDSYKHGHILGARNIPLSTFNTRAKSLRTDQPVHLYDQNGRTALRAARILKKQGHKDIYVLKSGIAKWTGKINSK; from the coding sequence GTGAGTACTACGACAATAATTTTATTAATTGTTTTAGCTATTTTAATAGTTTTATTTATAATTAATGCTGTATTAAGTGTTAGAGGAGTTAATATTGTAGGTGAAGAAGAATTTAGTCAAAACTTACGTAAAGTGCAACTCGTCGACTTACGAGAAAAAGATTCTTATAAGCACGGACATATATTAGGTGCGCGTAACATCCCTCTAAGCACATTTAATACGAGAGCGAAATCACTACGTACAGACCAACCTGTACACTTATACGACCAAAATGGTCGTACAGCGCTAAGAGCTGCAAGAATTTTAAAGAAACAGGGTCATAAAGATATTTACGTATTAAAAAGTGGTATCGCTAAATGGACTGGTAAAATTAATTCTAAATAA
- a CDS encoding lipoate--protein ligase family protein produces the protein MTAKWSYIKSGKQDAFYNMALDELLMKKVEKGEINPVLRLYEWEIPTLSIGYFQKIHREIDVEKVKEYGYQLVRRKTGGRGVLHDKELTYSLVLPENYEGMPHTVTESYKVLSMGLLEGFKNLGLDAYFSIPEKTKTEIRSSVCFDTPSWYELVVEGRKIAGSAQTRNDGVIMQHGSILLDVDIDHLFDMFKFTNERFKQKMKSDFKSKAVPINDLTDKNITVDELYIAFKDGFEKGLSMTTTEYTLTEDDLNQLDVLIEKYKSEEWNYKR, from the coding sequence TTGACAGCAAAATGGAGTTATATTAAAAGTGGTAAACAAGATGCGTTTTATAACATGGCGCTAGACGAATTACTCATGAAGAAAGTTGAGAAGGGTGAGATTAATCCAGTATTACGTTTGTATGAGTGGGAAATCCCAACTCTGTCAATCGGTTATTTTCAAAAGATACATAGAGAAATCGATGTTGAAAAAGTAAAAGAGTATGGCTACCAGCTCGTAAGGCGTAAAACGGGTGGTCGCGGTGTATTACACGATAAAGAACTAACGTACAGTCTCGTGTTACCTGAAAATTACGAAGGAATGCCACATACTGTAACAGAAAGTTATAAAGTATTATCGATGGGATTACTAGAAGGGTTTAAAAATTTAGGTTTAGACGCTTATTTTAGTATTCCGGAAAAAACTAAAACAGAAATACGTTCGAGCGTATGTTTTGATACACCGAGCTGGTATGAACTTGTCGTTGAAGGAAGAAAAATCGCAGGAAGTGCACAGACAAGAAATGATGGTGTTATTATGCAACACGGTTCAATACTTCTAGATGTTGATATCGATCATCTATTTGATATGTTTAAATTTACAAATGAACGTTTTAAACAAAAAATGAAAAGTGATTTTAAATCAAAGGCTGTTCCGATTAATGATCTAACAGACAAAAATATAACAGTCGATGAATTATACATAGCATTTAAAGACGGATTTGAAAAAGGATTATCAATGACAACGACGGAATATACGTTAACAGAAGACGATTTAAACCAACTTGACGTCTTAATCGAGAAATACAAATCTGAAGAATGGAATTATAAACGATAA
- a CDS encoding SA1362 family protein: protein MKKILFYIVIIIAIIGLLTNLDTVFNLIFNMAVSLVIIGLIFYGIYYFFILSEDERKYRRAVRKTKRKRKFRD, encoded by the coding sequence TTGAAAAAAATATTATTTTATATCGTAATTATCATAGCAATTATTGGTCTTCTCACTAATTTAGATACTGTTTTTAATTTAATATTTAATATGGCTGTTTCTTTAGTCATTATTGGTTTAATTTTTTATGGTATATATTACTTCTTCATTTTATCTGAAGACGAAAGAAAATATAGACGTGCGGTCCGTAAAACGAAAAGAAAACGTAAGTTTAGAGATTAA